The Dokdonia sp. 4H-3-7-5 genomic interval TGTTGCGCACTACAATGTTGTGCCACTCTGTATTGCTCACTCGCTCGCCAGTGGTACGGTTTACATATTCTTCATTAGTCGCCAGCGGAAAACGTCCTATACAATTACCACCTTCAAAGTAGTTCATCTTTACATCATCTCCCGTGTGACCTATTAAGATCACTTTATTGATTGTTCCTGCCATAATTTCAAATGTAGTAAATATTGCAATGCAAGTGTGTTATGCTTTCGCGAAAATATGCTCTCATACACCATTATCTACAAATATTAAAGGCGTTCTTTTTTTGAGATTAAGGGGTTGTTACAAGAAATAAATGAACAAAAAAATCCCTAGACGAACTACCATCTAGGGATAACTAAGCATACTAATTGTTTACTGCAAGCAAACAGATATTATAGTATTTCAAACTCTTTACTAAAGCTCTTTTCTTCATTTTCAATTTGGATAGTGTAGTATCCTTTGTAAGCCCCTTCAAAATTGAATGTTTTACTTACAGAAGCTTCTCCGTCAATCTCTTTTGAGTAAACGATACGGTTAAGTCCATCTCTCACTTCTAGCTTTATACGTTGTAACTCTGGATTAGAAAAACTCACATATACCCTGTCTGTTCCTTCTGTAAAAACATCTTTGTCTATTGCGTTAGACGCTTTTTTAATTTTATCACCTGGATTTGAAGTTTCAATTAAAAGCTCAGGTTGTACGTCATAATGTGTCATCTCACTAGTAGCTGCAAATGTTGTGATAGCAGTAAATAATAAAAATGCAATTGCTGAAAATTTTAGTGTCTGTTTCATAACTGTTGATTTAAGTAATTGATTAATTATTTATTATGGTACAAACATACGGTGGTTATTAAGGGATCACCACTGCTAATTGTGCAGCAATATGTTCATTTTTAACCTACAGCATGGTTAATAGGGGTGTATGTGTTAATTTAGAACACATTTAAGGTAAATTAATGTAGTTTTCATTTTGTAGTCATTTATAAATTTGTAAAAAAAAGGCCATGCTTCTGCATAAACCCACTTTTGAATCTATTACTCCAGATTTTGGTAATTCATTTACATATCAAAGATTTGATGAGCATCATGTTAATGATAACAGTTTGTGGCATTATCACCCAGAGATTGAGCTGGTTTATGTAAATGGAGGTACAGGAAGACGACAGGTGGGAAGTAACTTGTCTTATTATACATGGGGTACACTTATTCTTGTAGGTAGTAATTTGCCACATTGTGGTTTTACAGATGAACTTACGGGCAATAAAAGTGAGACTGTAATACACATGAAAACAGATTTTCTAGGAGATACTTTTTTTGACCTTCCAGAAATGGCGTCAATTAAAAGACTTTTACAAGTAGCACAACGCGGGATTGTTTTTTCTGGAGAGACTAAAAAGAGAGTAGGGGCAATGATGGAAGAGATGGAGGATCAATCAGATTTTAATCGTCTCATGACTCAAATAACTGTATTAAATGAGCTGGCAACTACAAAAGAGTTTAGAATATTAAATGCAGATGGCTTCTCTTTACTCTCTGATGTAAAAGATAATAACCGTATTAATGAGGTCTTTAATTATGTAAAAACTCATTTTAAAGAAGAAATTCCTCTAGAAGAAATGGCAAATATTACAAACTTGACCATTCCATCATTTTGTCGCTATTTTAAAAAGATTACTCATAAAACATTTACGCAGTTTGTAAATGAGTATCGACTCGTGCACGCATCTAGACTGCTAGCGGAGCAACCCATGAGTATTACCCAAGTATGTTATGAGAGCGGATTTAATAACTTCTCTCACTTTAATAAAAAGTTTAAAGCCTTTACAGGCCAGAACCCTTCAGATTATAGAAAGGAGCTTAAGACTGTTTTAGAGTAACGAACTACTGAGGCAAAAACTCTTCTAAAAATCTACCTATCAATATAGGTACAGGAAAATCTCTTATAGTTGATAAGGGTGTTCCTTTTGCACCAGTGGCTGTTACATCAACTACCCAGAAGGTAGTATGTAGATGCTGGTGAGATAATTTATGAACGATTGGTTTCTCATTAAATCTTACCACCTCTGTAATGTTCATTTCTTGAGCATGCTTTGAGTTTGTAACGCTTTCGCGAAAGCGGGATTCTTCACCATCAGTAAGCGCGGTATCAAGTTCAATTACTGGGAACTCGTAGAGTCCTTGCCAGATCCCCTTGCCGGTACGTTGTTGTAATAAGGTCTGTCCGTCTTTATCTCTAAAGACAAGATAGTTGAGGTAGCGATTACGCACTTTAGTCTTTTTAAGCTTTACAGGGAGTTCAGAAACTTTGTTCTTTTGCAAGGCTACGCACTTGTCATTATATATGCAATGAAGGCAGTATGGATTTTGAGGTTTGCATTGTATCGCGCCAAACTCCATAATAGCTTGATTAAAATCTGCTGGGCGTTTTACATCTATGAGCTCTTGGGCGAGCGCTTTAAACTCTTTAATTCCGGGCGTACTATTTATAGGAGTGTCTATACCATATACCCTTGAGAGGACTCTATATACATTACCATCTACCACCGCGGTAGGCTCGTTAAAGCTTATGCTTGCAATGGCACTTGCCGTATAATCACCTACTCCTTTTAACTTTTTAATTTCTTCATAGGTATTTGGAAAGACTCCACCGTGCTCATTTACAATAATTTGAGCAGATGCGTGGAGGTTTCTACCACGGGAATAATAGCCTAATCCTTGCCAAAGTTTAAGTACTTCCTCTTCGGTTGCATTTGCAAGATCTTGTACTGTAGGAAATGACTTTGTAAAAGCCAAATAATAGGGTAATCCTTGCGCTACTCTCGTCTGTTGAAGAATAATTTCTGAGAGCCAAATCTTATAAGGGTCCTTAGTGTTGCGCCATGGCATATCGCGTTTGTGTTCTAAGTACCAAGCAATGAGTTTGTTAGAAAATGACAATGTAAAATAGGGTTTTACACAAAGCTAGATGTTATGTATCTATTTTTTAAAAGATTATGTTTGATTCTTTGTTATTATAATCCCTATATTTGCAGTCTTGAATTTTTAACCCCTAAATATTTGACATTATGACTAAAGCTGATATCGTAGCTAAAGTTTCTGAGAAACTAGGTATCGAAAAAAATGACGTGCAAGCAACTATTGAATCTTTCATGGAAGAAGTAAAAACTTCTTTAGAAGGTGGAGATAACGTGTACTTAAGAGGATTCGGTAGCTTTATTATCAAAACCAGAGCGGAAAAAACAGGTAGAAATATTTCAAAAAATACGACTATCAAAATACCAGCACATAATATTCCAGCGTTCAAGCCTGCTAAAGTTTTTGTAGAAGGTGTAAAAACGAACGTTAGTGTAGACTAATAAGTAATTAAAAACTATCATTTTTATGCCAAGCGGTAAAAAAAGAAAAAGACACAAGGTAGCGACTCACAAACGTAAGAAAAGACGTAGAGCAAATCGCCACAAGAAGAAAAAGTAGTCTTAAGACTACTTTTTCTTTTATTACACCCTCTGGGTGTAATACTGCGTTCATTGACATTGCAATAACAGCACTTCCCGCACCTTGGGTACGTCATTATTGCACCGGTATTTATTACACAACGTATGCATATGGCATACACCACAATCTGTAATGAATTAGAATTATCAACCATCCCGATATCTATTGGGATAAAATTACTACACAGTGAATAAAGAATTGATCATTAGATCTAGTTCCTCCGTAGTTGATTTTGCCTTATTAAAAGATGGAAAACTTATTGAGCTTCATAAAGAAGAAGATAAAAATAAGTTTAACGTAGGTGATATTTATATCGCAAACGTAAGAAAGACCGTTTCTGGTCTCAATGCCGCATTTGTAAATGTGGGCTATGAGAAAGATGCATTTTTGCATTACCATGACCTCGGTCCTAAACTTCCTACGCTTCAGAAATACATAAAAAGTGTTACTACAGGTAAATTAAAAGACTATTCCTTACAAAATTTCACCTTTGAGAAAGACATAGACAAAAACGGTAAAATTGCCGAAGTTCTTAAGTCTAAACAAAGTGTACTTGTACAGATTGCAAAAGAACCTATCTCGACCAAAGGGCCTCGCATAAGTAGCGAGCTGTCTATTGCTGGACGTTATATTGTTCTCGTTCCTTTTTCTGACCGTATCTCTATCTCACAAAAGATTGAGAGTAAAGAAGAAAAAGCACGTCTTAAAAGACTTGTAACAAGTATCAGGCCTAAAGGGTTTGGCGTTATCGTACGCACAGTAGCTCAAGGTGTAAAAGTTGCAGAACTAGACAAAGACCTGCAAAATCTAGTGGACAAATGGACCACTATGAGCAAAAAAATTCCAAACGCTCACCATCCTAGCAAAGTTCTAGGAGAGATGAATCGTGCATCGTCTATCCTGCGGGATATTTTTAACGATAGCTTCACGAGCATCACTGTAGATGATGAGACGTTGTATTATCAAATTAAAGATTATCTAAGCGAGATTGCTCCACACAAGGAGAATATTGTAAAATTATATAATAACCAACTACCTATTTTTGAGAAGTTTGGTATTGAGAGACAGATTAAAACGTCTTTTGGTCAGACTGTATCAATGAGCCGTGGTGCTTATCTTGTAATTGAACATACAGAAGCCCTGCACGTTGTAGACGTAAACAGTGGTAACAGATCAAATAAAGCTAAAAGTCAAGAAGATACTGCACTTGAGGTAAATATGATCGCCGCTTCAGAAATTGCACGTCAGCTTAGCCTCCGTGATATGGGAGGAATTATCGTAATCGATTTTATCGATATGGGTAAAGCTGAACACCGCCGCCAGTTATTTAATCACCTCAAAGATGAGATGAAAGATGATCGCGCAAAACACAAAATATTACCTCCTAGTAAATTTGGACTTATCCAGATTACTAGGCAGCGAGTACGTCCAGAAATGAACATTAAGACCCGTGAAGAAAATCCTAACGGTGGCTCTAATGAGATAGAAGCTCCTATTGTAATAGTAGAGAAGCTTCAAGGACAACTCAACCGCATTTTAAAATCTGGTGCAAAAAAGGTGACGCTTCATGCACACCCATTTGTAGCAGCTTATATTACAAAAGGATTTCCATCCATAAGATCTAAATGGTTTTTAGATCACAAGAAGTGGGTAAAAGTAATGCCACGAGATGCATACACGTATCTTGAGTATAACTTTACAGACGCTTCGGGTAAGGATATCAAGATTGAAAATTAGCAAAAACCCCATTCTCTTTTGAGAATGGGGTTTTTTTATGCCCTTTTGTAAAAATGGTATCCTTGCAAACAAGTACTTTTGTCTTGTGCAACAACCTGTAAAAACATATACTGTAGAAGAAGCAAAGCGCAAGCTAGAAGCCTACTGCGCTTACCAAGATCGCTGCCATAAAGAAGTGGCTCAAAAGTTACGAGACATGCGTATGATACCAGACGCAATAGATGTGGTGATAGGTCATTTACTAGAGCACAACTTTTTAAACGAAGAACGTTTTGCAAAAGCCTTTGCGAGGGGTAAATTTCGTCATAAAAGCTGGGGAAGGACAAGAATCACCCGCGAACTCAAACAACGCGGCATAGGGGCTTATAATCTCAAAACAGCCCTACTTGAGATAGAAGACGAGGAGTATGATACGGTTTTTAATACGCTTTCGCGAAAACGTTATGAACAACTCTCCTCAGAAACCGATAAATACCGCAAGCGCAAAAAACTAGCAGACTATCTCACCTACAGAGGTTGGGAAGGTGATCTTGTGTATGAAAAGGTGAAGGAGCTGGTGCCTTAGAAACGATAGCTCAGTTTAAGAAGTGCATATCTAGGTAAAAGACGATATTCTGTGGTGGAAGAGCCTATGTCGCTTATAGAAAACTCCCTGAAAATTTCTGTATTAAACAGATTCTTAGCAGAGAGGGAAACGCTCACTTTATTCTTTTTAATGTCATAGGTGGAAGTGAGATCTGCAAAATAATAAGTGTTATCACTTGATAGATTGCCAAAAAAATAACGCTCCGTCTGCACTTGCATATTGAATTTTTTATTTATAATAAAGGAGAGGTCAAGAAAGCTTTCATTGTTTGTAAAGTTGTTTTTAAATCCTGCGCTACGTATGCCGTTTGTTCTCCAAGTAGTACCTATGTGATAATTAAATATACCAGAAAAACCACTACGCAACTCTAATCCATAACTGTAATTATCTGATGTAACCTCTCTAGTAGGGGAGTCATTAACAACATTCTGGAAATTAATAGAGGAGTAAGAGATTTTTGCTTTTAAATTTGATTTTATAACTTTCAAATAATTATCCAAAGAGAGATTTGCACTGAGAAGCTCTTGATCTTTTAGTAATATTTTTTCTGATAATGTGAAGTCTTGTGTTATAGTTCTATTAGTTGATAAAAAATCAAAAGACTTTGCGTAGGTTACAAAAGCAGTAGCAAAGAATCGATCACTCCAGTTACCCAGCTCATATGATAGCGATAAGCTAGAAGCATCTAATTGATTAAATGTCCCTGTACCTCTAGAAAAACTTCTAAAACCAGAGAGAGCGTAATCATTATAAACTCCTGTAACACCACTATTTCTTCTTGTTAATGCACCGGATAAAGTAATTTTATTTTTCTCATTAATCTTTAGGGAGGTAGCAAGTGAAGGGTTTATAAAGAATATAGTTTCTGCGTTACTATTATTTGCTAATGTTTCATTGTCTAGGCTATTTGTAATGAGGTGATTTCCTATAGTTCCTGTAATCGACCATTTATTTGAAAATTTGTAAAAATATTTTACAGATAGATACGTATCATTTACAGTATAATTCAGATTATTTTGAAAATCTACAGGAGTAATAATTCCATCATTTGTAACAATAGTAAAGTCGCTTTGTAATGATTCCCCTCTTAGGGTGTTTCCAACTTTTATCTCAAAAAGATGACCATTTTCTCTACGATCTAGCCAGTGAGCCTCAGTGCCAAAATACTCATAATTTAGGCTGCTTTTCTGACTTATATTGTTCTGCGACTCGGTTTCTTCAAAAAGGTTGAAAAAGTTATTTTGATTCACTGTAAATCCTTGCGGAGCTTCTTCTTTTATATAGCGCCCAGTAATTAATAGTGCCTTATTATTTTCAAACTTTTTTGAGTATGCTATTTTTTGATCAAATCTATTATTTGTTTCGTCAAGCAGTTGGAGCGTAGGCGTGTTATTAAAAAGTAAGTTAGATTTTTTATCTGCAGTGACATTGCTATATTTTGAAACCACTTGTATGCTAGCGGTTTTAGATAAGTCGTAATTGATGTCTAGCTTTCCAAAGAGTGTTACAAAATCACTTTTAAGGCTATATTCCTCAGTGTTTGTAAAATTTGTACCATTTGCTACAAATGTATCTGTACTGTTTCTGAAGTAAGCAAGCTCATCCCAGTTTGCAAATCCTATAGTTTTAATTTTAAGGTGCTCTGAGGGATTAAAAATAGCATTGAGAGATAGTAACTCTGCATTATTAAACTTAAATCTAGACTCTTTAAAATAAGGAACCCTATTTGATAAATGTATGAGCTTATTGCTTTGCTCGCTGTCGCCTATACTTCCAGGCTCCCCATAGCTAGAAGATCGTATAAGATGACTGATATCACCGGTAGCGTCATATCCTACATTATTAAGATTTGTAAAGAAGTAATACTTATTTTTCTTGCCAAAATTTAAGAGATTTGCTCGTGCATCATAACGATCTTGTGACGCCAGACCGTACCCTAGGTCGACATTGCCAAACCACTGCCGTTTTGCATCTTCATTAAGTGTAAGGTTAATGGCGACTTTATCGCTCTCCTCAATGCCCTTAAGGAGTTTATTATTAGAATATCGTTTAAGGATTTCTACCTTTTGTATGGGCGAGGCAGGCATGTTTTTGGTGAGTGTTTTGTAACCTTTTTCAAAAAAATCATCATTCTCAATCATCACTTTTTCTACCTCTTGATTTCCTATTTTTATAGTACCATCATCTGAGATGTTAATGCCAGGTATTTTACGAAGTAAATCTTCTGCCACAGTCTCTGTACCGTCTGTAAAGGAGGATGCGTTAAAGACGATGGTGTCTTTTTTAACTCTTATAGGTCTTTTTGAAATGATAACCGTTTCATTAAGAGAGAAAGCCTCCTCATTTAGTATAGTGTTGAGGGTAACATTAGTCGTTTCATTTCTTATAGTAATTGGTTTTACTATAGTTTCAAACCCTAAGCTAGAAAATACAACTTGATAGTCTCCTATTTGTTTTACAGGTAGTTTATACAAACCATTTTTGTTGGTATATGCATACGTGAGTATTGCTGTAGTGTCGCTTTTTTTTAAAATAACATTTACAAACTCTAATGGCGTTTTGTCTATAGCTGTAATTGAGCCTTCAATGTAATGTTGAGAGAAAGAGATGTATGGTGTTAGGCTTATTACTATACAGCATAGCAGCACTATTATTTTATTCATTAAAATATTCTAATTTACCTCCGCAATCTGTACAGTTTTTATTCCTTTTTAAAGGAGCTGTTCCAGCTGGTAGTTTTGATGAAAGTTCTGCGAAAAATTGATCTGCTAAATATTCTTTACGCTCTAAGTATTCCTTTATAGATAGTGCATTTTTAATTTGAATCTGTTTTATTGATTCATCGCAGTTTATAGTTACATTACTTTTTATTTTTGTGGCTATGACATGAAATGAGTATTCCTTGTCATATGCTTCTAGAATAAGCCCTGGTAAATTATTTAATTTCCAAGGTCCAGTAGACAAAGGAATATCTGGTGTAAACCAAGCAATGTATTCTCGACCTCTGAAATGTACTTTAGCTTTTTGACAGCTATATTTCCCTATATTTTTGAACTCGTCAATAATTTCCCAATCATGGTTGAAGGAACTGTCATTCACAAGTAATTCTTCGTCGGTATCGATTTCTTTGAAAAAGAAACCTTCCTTTTTCTTTAGATAATAAGCAGGAGAAATATTTTTTCTTCCCAGGACATATGTTTTTGAAGATGAGCCCGCAGTCGAATTCTTTCTTAAAATGGTTTTTTTCTTTTTTATATCTGTTTCTAGGTAGAGTGAATTAATCCTATTCGTGTAGAGTTTCCATTTGGAATTGACTTTATGGCTAAGTTCAATGGTTTGAGTATATTCTACAATAACACATGTACCGTTCTGACCATAAGTAAAATTTAGTATTGTAAGACACGCCAGTAAAAAAAAGAAAGTTTTCATACATAGTAAGTTATAAATTACCTTGACTATTAGAATAGTCAAGGTAATAAAGTTGTTATTCAGAAATTTCTTGCTCTTGTGGTGGTCCTTGAGGCCAGTACTTACAATCATATTCTTTCCATTCACTACAATTAGAAGTGCCGTCTGGATTATCAACGCATGTTCTAGAAATGCATCTGTCGGTATCATATTCAACCGTTATAGATATTGTGCTTTCTGTTTCGGCCGAATGGAAGCTCATAAGCCCAAAACTTAACAAAGCTATTATTGCTATTTTTTTCATCAGTTTAATTTTAAATAAATTCTCAAAATTTCTTTAAAGTCGGCTTTAAGAATTGCGACTCAAAAAACTAAATAACAGATTTATATTGCGCAATACTAGTCTGTTATTTAATTACTAGCATACTAGATGATTAATCATTTGCAATGTAGTAAATTCCTACAGATGCATTTTACGGATTTCCTTTATTTCGGCTAATTGAAGGTAAATTAACTACTCGGTTTTTTTTAACCAACTTAGTATACTGTATATCAACAATTTATAAGCATTTAGTAGATGTGTTAATTTTTATAGATTTTCGTGATATTAGTATAAATAATTGATTTTCATATCATTTTATGCGCTTGTAAACTTTAAAAAATAGATAGATTAGAATTTGAGTCCTCTATATTGTAGTCTATAGAGTTTATTATTTTTTGCAGGGATAATCACTTTCGCGAAAGCATAACAAAACAAAAACCCACATGTAAAACATATGGGTTAAAATAGAAATAAATGTGTTTGATATCCTCTTATCTACTATTGCAAAGAGGGAGATAAGTAAAAATTAAGCTACACGTGCTTTCTTTTCAAGAGCCATAAAGTGTGTGAGTTCTTGATCTTTATTAAAGAGAGGTATGATTTTTATATCACAGAGATATGGCGTGCCGTCTTTTTTATAATTGAGTAGTTGTTTGACTACAGGTTTTTCAAGACGTAGTGTGTTACTTATAACTTCCTTGGTTTCTTTTGAGGTTTCTGGTCCTTGTAAAAAACGAGGGTGTTTCCCCACAGCATGATTTCTTGGGTAGCCTGTCATTTCTGTAAAACCACTGTTCACCCATTGGATTACTTGGTCACGATCTGTCACTACAATTGTGGTAAAATCTTCTGTTGCCAGTAGCGAAGTATCAAAATCCCAATTGTACTTTGAGATGAAATCTGCTACCTGAGAATAATCAAGTTCTCTAGCAACTTTAGTAGCTCTAGCGACTAGGTATTCTGAAAAAATATCCCACGATTGTAAAGGCGCGGTAGCTTTTACATTTTGCATATTGTTATAATTTGTGATAAATATAGAAAAGTGATATTCACTAAAATTATTTAATATATTAATTAACACAAACGTTTAAGAGACATTAATTTAGTAGACATATTTAGGCTAGACTAAATATATTTTTTTACTACTCTACTTCTGTTTACTACCTTTGATTAATATATGTACACACTAGCAGAAGAAAATTATCTTAAAACAATCTTCCACCTTGAACAAGAATTTAACAAGGAGGTAAGCACAAACGCACTTGCAGAAACGATGCAAACTAAGGCGTCAAGTGCAACAGATATGGTGCAAAAACTTGCAGATAAAGGCTTGGTTTCTTACCGAAAATATAGAGGTGCCCGCTTATCAAAAGAGGGCGAAAAAGCAGCAATTTATATTGTGCGTAAACACAGGCTTTGGGAAGTTTTTCTGGTGGAAAAACTCAATTTTCAGTGGGACGAGGTACACCATATTGCAGAGCAATTAGAACATGTAAACTCTACAGAGCTTATTAATCGCTTAGACAAATTTCTTGACTATCCAGACTACGATCCTCATGGAGATCCCATTCCTGATAAAAATGGAAATATTAAAAGTGCTATAAAAAAGTTACTATCAGAATTAAACAAGGGAAATACGGGCCAACTTGTAGGAGTGCGAGAAACATCGGCAGAGTTTCTTCAATTTTTAGATAAAAGGAACATAGCTATTGGAGCAACTATAAAAGTACTAGGGCGAGAGTTTTTTGACGGCTCGATGGTTATACAAGTTAAAAAAGAACAGTTTTTTATCTCCAAAAAGATAGCAGATAATCTGTATATCCAGATTTAATAATTACCAAAATCAATCAACTTGAAACAATTAGTTACCCTTACTTCATTATTAATGTTGGCCAATACCGCAATTATTTTTGCCCAAGAAACCACAACTCCAGGCTTAATTACAGATCGCCCGGATGCAACAGAGTCTCCTACGGTCGTGCCCAAAGGCAGCCTGCAGGTAGAGACGGGAGCTTACACAACAACGTATGAAGAGAATAATATAGAGGAACGAGTGTGGGGTTACAATACTACGCTGCTGCGTTATGGGATACTAGATAATCTTGAACTTAGAGTGGGATGGGCGTACCAAGAAGTGGAGACAAAAATCAATGATCAAGAAGTAAGTAGCCTTAACGGGATGTCTCCGTTACTTTTTGGGGCAAAAGTGGCGATCGCACAAGAAAATGGATGGAAACCAGAAATAGGGTTAATAGGCCATTTATTTCTTCCATTTACCGCAAGTACAGACTTTAAGCCAGAATTTACTAGTGCAGATTTTCGCTTTGCGTTTAATCATACACTTGGTGAGCGATCAGGGATTGCATACAACCTTGGAGGACAATATGGAGGTGACTCGCCAGAGCTTGCATATGTGTACACAATCTCATACGGCTATGCAATAACTGATAAACTCGGGGCTTATGCAGAGGTTTATGGAGATCTTCCAGAAGATAATCGCGCAAACCATTTTTGGGATGCTGGTCTTACATATGCCATTGCCCCATTAGTACAACTCGATGCAACAATCGGTCAGAGTATTACAGATGGACAAGATTTATTGGTCAGTGCGGGAGTTAGTTTTAGAATAGATAAAAAATAAGAAATAATGAAACAGAGTCTATATATAGTAATTGTCATTTTCGCTTTAAGCGTGATTAGTTGCAAGGGTGAGAAGGAAAGTAATGGCAAATTAAATGTAGTTGCTACCACCTCAATGATTACAGATCTTGTAAAAAATATAGGAGGTGATCTCATTAATCTTGAAGGGTTGATGGGCGCCGGTGTAGATCCTCACTTATACAAAGCAAGTGCTGGTGATGTTACAAAACTCGCTGGAGCAGATGTGATTTTCTATAATGGGCTACACCTAGAGGGTAAGCTTGTAGAAGTTTTTGAAAAGATGAATGCCACTCAAGTGACGCAAATTCCCTTAGGAGAGTCGCTGGATAAAAATACGCTCATAGGCTCAGATTATTTTGCGTCTAACTATGATCCGCATGTGTGGTTTAATATTCAGTATTTTAAGCAATTTGCAACAGAGGTGGTAAGTACGCTTTCGCGAAAAGATCCTCAGAACGCAAAAAGCTACGAAGCAAATGCCCAAAATTATCTTGCACAATTAGACGAGTTAGAAGCTGAAATCAAAGCTACAATAGCTACACTCCCAGCCGAAAAAAGGATTCTTGTTACGGCTCATGATGCCTTTAACTATTTTGGGAAGAGTTATGGTTTTGAAGTAGTAGGATTGCAAGGACTATCTACCGCTACCGAAGCAGGAGTTAAGGATGTACAGCGTCTTTCTCAATTTATAATTGACAATAAAGTGAAAGCCATTTTTGTAGAAAGTTCTGTACCTAGAAGAACAATAGAAGCATTGCAAGCAGCGGTGCAATCTAGAGGACAAGAAGTAGTGATAGGTGGTTCATTATATAGTGATGCGTTAGGGAACGCAGGAAGCGTAGAGGGAACATACATAGGCATGTTCAAATATAACGTGACTACTATTGTAGAAACTTTAAAATAGAAGAACAGAAAAAATAGGTAAAGGATAAGGAAATACGAGTTTATAACTATACACTAACTTATAAGCATCTCTATTTCGATTGTACAGATAGTACCCTTTTTCTATATAAAGCGAAAAACATGAGAGAGAATTTAAGTAATAGATTACAATCTTCTCCCCTTGGGGAAGATCAAGAGGGGAATATAGCTATTCGTGTTGATGACCTTACGGTTGCATATAACTATAAGCCGGTTCTTTGGGATATAGATCTAGAAGTGCCAGAAGGAGTGCTCATGGCTATTGTGGGGCCCAACGGCGCAGGTAAGTCTACGCTTATAAAATCTATTCTCGGTATTATAGATCCCATTGCTGGGAGCGTTTCTATCTACGGAAAGCCATATGATAAGCAGCGCAAGCTAGTAGCATACGTTCCTCAAAAGGGAAGTGTAGATTGGGATTTTCCCACCACGGCACTTGATGTGGTAACTATGGGAACCTACGGAAAATTGGGCTGGATAAAACGTCCTGGAAGCAAAGAAAAACGAGCAGCGCTAGAGGCACTAGAGAAAGTTGGGATGCTTCCATTCAAGGCGAGACAAATAAGCCAACTTTCAGGAGGGCAGCAACAGCGTGTTTTCCTTGCGAGAGCACTAGTGCAAGATGCAGCTATCTATTTTATGGATGAGCCTTTTCAAGGAGTAGATGCAACCACGGAGATTGCTATTATTAATATTCTTAAAGAATTACGTAAAGCAGGAAAAACGGTA includes:
- a CDS encoding metal ABC transporter solute-binding protein, Zn/Mn family, which codes for MKQSLYIVIVIFALSVISCKGEKESNGKLNVVATTSMITDLVKNIGGDLINLEGLMGAGVDPHLYKASAGDVTKLAGADVIFYNGLHLEGKLVEVFEKMNATQVTQIPLGESLDKNTLIGSDYFASNYDPHVWFNIQYFKQFATEVVSTLSRKDPQNAKSYEANAQNYLAQLDELEAEIKATIATLPAEKRILVTAHDAFNYFGKSYGFEVVGLQGLSTATEAGVKDVQRLSQFIIDNKVKAIFVESSVPRRTIEALQAAVQSRGQEVVIGGSLYSDALGNAGSVEGTYIGMFKYNVTTIVETLK
- a CDS encoding metal ABC transporter ATP-binding protein, yielding MRENLSNRLQSSPLGEDQEGNIAIRVDDLTVAYNYKPVLWDIDLEVPEGVLMAIVGPNGAGKSTLIKSILGIIDPIAGSVSIYGKPYDKQRKLVAYVPQKGSVDWDFPTTALDVVTMGTYGKLGWIKRPGSKEKRAALEALEKVGMLPFKARQISQLSGGQQQRVFLARALVQDAAIYFMDEPFQGVDATTEIAIINILKELRKAGKTVVVVHHDLQTVPEYFDWVTFLNVKKIATGPVRDIFNDDNLTKTYGINYKVAVNK